One part of the Candidatus Binatia bacterium genome encodes these proteins:
- a CDS encoding divergent polysaccharide deacetylase family protein, protein MPRRLLLVALVAFAIGAAWWLLRPLPHLRVATVQRPPTPHPAATIARSLATPAPSPAQTPTSHATVPPTALPTGSPNPHAPRLALIVDDCGQWIDTERGFIALDIPITLSVLPDVPYTGEIAREAGDAGKGVMLHLPMETLSGLNPGPGKVTTEMTDAQIVSQVEADLAQVPFARGVNNHEGSKASADPRVMKAVLGVLAQRGDLFFVDSRTSSASVGEETARSLGVPTASRDVFIDNRAEVAYTEAQLLDAAAIAKRTGSAIAIGHPRPTTLEAVRALVPRLEAEGIDFVLAQDIATNAR, encoded by the coding sequence GTGCCTAGGAGGCTTCTACTCGTCGCGCTCGTCGCGTTCGCCATAGGCGCCGCTTGGTGGCTGCTGCGCCCGCTGCCGCACCTTCGGGTTGCGACGGTGCAGAGGCCGCCCACGCCGCACCCGGCCGCGACGATCGCGCGGTCGCTCGCCACGCCGGCGCCCTCGCCGGCGCAGACGCCGACCTCGCACGCAACGGTCCCGCCGACCGCTCTCCCGACCGGTTCGCCGAATCCGCACGCTCCGAGGCTGGCGCTTATCGTGGACGACTGCGGCCAATGGATCGATACCGAACGGGGCTTCATCGCACTCGACATTCCAATCACGCTATCGGTCCTGCCCGACGTTCCCTATACCGGCGAGATCGCGCGCGAGGCCGGCGATGCCGGAAAGGGCGTCATGCTCCACCTTCCGATGGAGACGCTCTCCGGCCTCAACCCCGGACCTGGAAAAGTAACGACCGAGATGACCGACGCGCAGATCGTCTCGCAGGTGGAGGCCGATCTCGCGCAAGTTCCGTTCGCGCGCGGGGTTAACAACCATGAGGGCAGCAAAGCCTCTGCCGATCCGCGCGTCATGAAGGCCGTCCTCGGCGTCCTCGCCCAGCGCGGCGACCTCTTCTTCGTGGACTCGCGCACGAGCAGCGCATCGGTCGGCGAGGAGACGGCGCGTTCCCTCGGCGTCCCCACCGCGTCGCGCGACGTCTTTATCGACAACCGCGCGGAGGTTGCCTACACGGAAGCGCAACTGCTCGACGCGGCGGCGATCGCGAAGCGAACCGGCAGCGCGATCGCGATCGGCCATCCGCGGCCGACGACCCTCGAGGCCGTGCGCGCGCTCGTCCCGCGTCTCGAAGCGGAGGGCATCGACTTCGTGCTCGCGCAAGATATCGCAACCAACGCACGCTGA
- a CDS encoding DEAD/DEAH box helicase, translated as MLEHFHPLVREWFGAAFGSLTEPQVRGWPAIRAGDDVLISAPTGSGKTLAAFTLALDGLVQRAAEGMLPEQTLVVYVSPLKALTNDVRENLEKPLGQLVALAQARGERLAPIRTAVRTGDTTPSQRRQMLRYPPHVLVTTPESLYILLTSERAQPLFAAVETVVVDEIHAMAGDKRGSHLALTLARLDDLVVRESGRKPQRIGLSATVRPIEQVGEFLSERATIVDVGHRREMEIRVEVPSDELGPVASGEMWSEIYDRVAEQIRNHRTTLVFVATRRMSERVAFALNERLGEGFVMPHHGSLSRETRFDVERRLRSGELRAVAATASLELGIDIGHVDLVVQLGSPRAIAVALQRIGRSGHWVGAKPKGILYVTTRDELLECAALVRAIRGGALDALRIPRAPLDILAQQIVAACAQREWEADALFETVRSTFSYRDLERGDFEDVLSMLADGVATSRGRSGTFLHYDRVNGRLRARRGARLAAITCGGAIPDTANYNVVVEPEGQIVGTLDEDFAIESMAGDIFLLGTNSWKVRRVSAGVVRVEDAHGAPPSIPFWNGEGLGRTIELSREVCGVRAAIDERDDASASQWLQRECALDAAGAEQAVAYVRAGKAVLGVVPTERTIVAERFFDEGGGMQLILHTPFGARVNRAWGLALRKKFCRSFNLELQAAATDNGFVLSLSDQHAFPLEVVFEFVKSASVEQTLTQALLPAPMFAARWRWNAARALAILRFSNGRKTPPQLLRMRADDLLAAVFPDQAACPENLTGPIRIPDHVLVRETIGDCLHEAMDLDGLLGVLRAVENGGIRTVAIDTPEPSPFCHEILNANPYAFLDDAPLEERRTRAVQLRRSLRDDVDGAGILDQSAIEQVAAESWPVVRDADELHDALTSLVVVPPVPAWSAWFDELVADRRAYVVEGKWTCAERSEIARAAYGTSADRDEAVTEIVRGWLECSGPFAIPALAERLGVDAASVEAALLRLETQGQVLRGRFNAGAAAEEWCNRRVLARIHRLTIGTLRREIEPVPAAAYVTFLQRWQHVAPASRLHGLDGTLQVVRQLEGYEIPAFAWEERILPARVAGYRPEYLDRLCYAGDVMWGRLTPHPALELGPGERGRVRPTRLAPIALFLRANAEELIVMRESDRGGLTHAACDVLDTISTLHAPFFAEIVRATKRLPSEVEEALWQLVAAGLVTADGFDALRSLSDAKRRLGEKGLRARPRSSSGRWTLLQAATEGIDRDAFARRLLARWGVVFRDVIAREALAPPWRELLVALRRMEARGEIRGGRFVAGFVGEQFALPEAVDALRAARRGGTEGEPVRLGAYDPLNLAGIILPEAVA; from the coding sequence ATGCTCGAGCATTTCCATCCGCTCGTCCGGGAATGGTTCGGCGCGGCCTTCGGCTCGCTGACCGAACCGCAGGTTCGCGGCTGGCCGGCAATCCGAGCGGGCGACGACGTCTTGATCTCAGCGCCGACGGGATCGGGAAAGACGCTCGCGGCCTTCACGCTCGCGCTCGACGGTCTCGTGCAGCGCGCCGCGGAGGGAATGCTCCCCGAGCAGACCCTGGTCGTCTACGTCTCGCCGCTCAAGGCGCTGACCAACGACGTGCGCGAGAACTTGGAGAAGCCGCTCGGGCAGCTCGTCGCCCTCGCCCAAGCGCGCGGAGAGAGGCTCGCGCCGATCCGCACGGCGGTGCGTACCGGCGACACGACGCCCTCGCAGCGCAGACAGATGCTTCGCTATCCTCCGCACGTCTTGGTGACGACGCCCGAATCGCTCTACATCTTGCTGACCTCGGAGCGGGCGCAGCCGCTCTTTGCCGCAGTCGAGACCGTCGTCGTGGACGAGATCCACGCGATGGCGGGGGATAAGCGCGGCTCGCATCTCGCGCTCACGCTCGCGCGGCTCGACGACCTCGTCGTTCGCGAGAGCGGCCGCAAACCGCAGCGAATCGGCCTCTCGGCAACGGTCCGTCCGATCGAGCAGGTTGGGGAATTCCTCAGCGAGCGGGCGACGATCGTTGACGTCGGCCACCGCCGCGAGATGGAGATTAGGGTCGAAGTTCCCTCCGACGAGCTCGGCCCGGTCGCGAGCGGCGAGATGTGGAGCGAGATCTACGACCGCGTCGCCGAGCAGATCCGCAACCATCGCACGACGCTCGTCTTCGTCGCGACGCGGCGGATGAGCGAGCGCGTAGCGTTCGCGCTCAACGAACGTCTGGGCGAGGGGTTCGTAATGCCGCATCACGGCAGCCTCTCGCGCGAGACGCGGTTCGACGTCGAACGCCGCCTGCGCAGCGGCGAGCTGCGCGCCGTTGCGGCGACGGCATCGCTCGAACTCGGGATAGACATCGGCCACGTGGATCTCGTCGTGCAGCTTGGGTCGCCTCGCGCGATCGCCGTCGCGCTGCAACGTATCGGGCGCTCGGGGCACTGGGTCGGCGCGAAGCCGAAAGGGATTCTCTACGTCACGACGCGCGACGAACTGCTCGAGTGCGCCGCGCTCGTTCGCGCGATCCGCGGCGGCGCGCTCGACGCGCTGCGGATACCGCGGGCGCCGCTCGACATTCTGGCACAGCAGATCGTCGCCGCGTGCGCGCAGCGGGAGTGGGAGGCCGACGCCCTCTTCGAGACGGTTCGCTCCACCTTTTCGTATCGCGACCTCGAGCGGGGCGATTTCGAGGACGTGCTCTCGATGCTCGCCGACGGCGTCGCGACCTCGCGCGGTCGCAGCGGAACGTTCCTCCACTACGATCGCGTCAACGGGCGCCTGCGCGCCCGCCGCGGCGCGCGTCTGGCCGCGATCACCTGCGGCGGCGCGATCCCCGATACCGCAAACTACAACGTCGTCGTCGAGCCCGAGGGGCAGATCGTCGGTACGCTCGACGAGGATTTCGCGATCGAGAGCATGGCGGGCGACATCTTTCTGCTCGGCACGAACTCGTGGAAGGTGCGACGCGTCTCGGCGGGCGTCGTCCGCGTCGAGGACGCGCACGGCGCGCCGCCCTCGATCCCGTTCTGGAACGGCGAGGGATTAGGTCGAACGATCGAGCTGTCGCGCGAGGTCTGCGGCGTGCGCGCCGCCATTGACGAGCGCGACGACGCCTCGGCGTCCCAGTGGCTGCAGCGCGAGTGCGCGCTCGATGCCGCGGGCGCCGAGCAGGCGGTCGCGTACGTGCGCGCCGGCAAGGCGGTGCTCGGCGTCGTTCCGACGGAGAGGACGATCGTCGCGGAGCGATTCTTCGACGAGGGCGGCGGGATGCAGTTGATCCTGCACACGCCGTTCGGCGCGCGCGTCAACCGCGCGTGGGGGCTTGCGCTGCGCAAAAAGTTCTGCCGGTCGTTCAATCTCGAGCTGCAGGCGGCGGCAACCGACAACGGCTTCGTGCTCTCGCTCAGCGATCAGCACGCCTTTCCGCTCGAGGTCGTCTTCGAGTTCGTGAAATCGGCGAGCGTCGAACAGACGCTGACGCAGGCGCTGCTGCCCGCCCCGATGTTCGCGGCGCGCTGGCGCTGGAACGCGGCGAGGGCGCTTGCGATCCTCCGCTTCAGCAACGGCCGCAAGACGCCGCCGCAGCTCCTGCGCATGCGGGCCGACGACCTGCTCGCCGCCGTCTTCCCCGATCAGGCCGCGTGCCCGGAGAACCTCACCGGTCCGATTCGCATCCCCGATCACGTGCTCGTGCGCGAGACGATCGGCGACTGTCTGCACGAGGCGATGGACCTCGATGGATTGCTCGGCGTGCTCCGCGCGGTCGAAAACGGCGGCATCCGCACGGTCGCGATCGACACGCCGGAGCCGTCGCCGTTCTGCCACGAGATCCTCAACGCGAATCCGTACGCTTTTCTCGACGACGCGCCCCTCGAGGAACGCCGGACGCGCGCCGTGCAGCTGCGGCGTTCGCTGCGCGACGACGTTGACGGCGCGGGCATTCTCGACCAATCCGCGATCGAGCAGGTCGCAGCCGAGTCGTGGCCCGTCGTGCGGGATGCCGACGAGCTCCACGACGCACTGACCTCGCTCGTCGTCGTTCCGCCGGTACCGGCTTGGAGCGCGTGGTTCGACGAGCTCGTCGCCGACCGCCGCGCGTACGTGGTGGAAGGGAAGTGGACGTGTGCGGAACGCTCGGAGATCGCGCGCGCGGCGTACGGAACCTCTGCGGATCGCGATGAGGCGGTGACGGAGATCGTACGCGGCTGGCTGGAATGCAGCGGGCCGTTCGCGATTCCGGCGCTCGCGGAGCGGCTTGGCGTGGATGCGGCGAGCGTCGAGGCGGCGCTGCTGCGCCTCGAGACGCAGGGCCAAGTCTTGCGCGGACGCTTCAACGCCGGCGCCGCCGCCGAGGAATGGTGCAATCGGCGCGTGCTCGCGCGGATACACCGGCTGACGATCGGAACGCTGCGGCGCGAGATCGAACCGGTACCGGCCGCCGCGTACGTTACCTTCCTGCAGCGCTGGCAGCACGTCGCGCCGGCTTCGCGCCTCCACGGGCTCGACGGCACGCTGCAAGTGGTGCGGCAGCTCGAAGGTTACGAGATTCCCGCGTTCGCGTGGGAAGAGCGAATCCTGCCGGCGCGCGTCGCCGGCTATCGCCCCGAGTATCTCGACCGGCTCTGCTACGCGGGCGACGTGATGTGGGGGCGCTTGACGCCGCACCCCGCTCTCGAGCTCGGACCCGGCGAGCGCGGCCGCGTTCGCCCGACGCGGCTCGCGCCAATCGCGCTCTTCTTGCGCGCGAACGCCGAGGAGCTGATCGTGATGCGCGAGAGCGATCGCGGCGGGCTAACGCACGCCGCGTGCGACGTGCTCGATACGATCTCGACGCTGCACGCGCCGTTCTTCGCGGAGATCGTGCGCGCGACGAAGCGGTTGCCCAGCGAAGTGGAAGAGGCGCTCTGGCAGCTCGTTGCGGCAGGATTGGTGACGGCCGACGGCTTCGACGCGCTCCGCTCCCTCAGCGATGCGAAGCGCCGGCTGGGCGAGAAAGGACTGCGAGCGCGACCTCGTTCGTCGAGCGGACGGTGGACGCTACTGCAAGCCGCGACCGAGGGCATAGACCGCGATGCGTTCGCGCGGCGTCTCCTCGCGCGATGGGGCGTGGTCTTTCGCGACGTTATCGCGCGCGAAGCGCTCGCGCCGCCGTGGCGCGAGTTGCTCGTTGCGCTGCGCCGGATGGAGGCTCGCGGCGAGATTCGCGGCGGGCGCTTCGTCGCGGGCTTCGTCGGGGAGCAGTTCGCGCTGCCCGAGGCGGTCGACGCGCTGCGCGCGGCGCGGCGCGGCGGAACGGAAGGCGAGCCGGTGCGGCTCGGCGCTTACGATCCGCTCAATCTCGCCGGCATCATCTTGCCCGAGGCGGTCGCCTAG
- a CDS encoding SDR family NAD(P)-dependent oxidoreductase — translation MQLQGSTFLISGGASGLGAACATEFSRAGANVMICDVNERGADLAKELGTAVAFARTDVTDAGQVGDAVKLAVEKFGSLHGAINCAGIATAERVIGREGPQPLDHFAKVIAVNLIGTFNVIRLSAAKMIERAVPPGEDRGVIVCTASVAAYDGQIGQAAYSASKGGVVGMTLPVAREFAQHQIRVASIAPGIFDTPMLAGLPEAARESLGKQVPFPSRLGKPAEYAALARHIVENQMINGEVIRLDGAIRMAPR, via the coding sequence ATGCAACTACAAGGGAGCACGTTTTTGATTAGCGGCGGCGCGTCCGGCCTGGGAGCCGCGTGCGCCACCGAGTTTTCGCGCGCCGGCGCCAACGTCATGATCTGCGACGTCAACGAACGCGGCGCGGATCTGGCCAAAGAGCTCGGAACGGCGGTCGCTTTCGCGCGCACCGACGTGACCGATGCCGGACAGGTCGGCGACGCGGTAAAGCTGGCGGTTGAGAAGTTCGGCAGCCTGCACGGCGCGATCAACTGCGCCGGGATCGCGACCGCCGAACGCGTCATCGGTCGCGAAGGGCCGCAGCCGCTCGACCATTTTGCGAAGGTCATCGCGGTGAACCTGATCGGCACGTTCAACGTCATCCGGCTCTCCGCGGCGAAGATGATCGAGCGCGCGGTGCCGCCCGGCGAAGACCGCGGCGTCATCGTCTGCACTGCCTCCGTCGCCGCCTACGACGGGCAGATCGGCCAAGCCGCGTACTCCGCCTCGAAGGGCGGCGTCGTCGGCATGACGCTACCGGTGGCGCGCGAATTCGCGCAGCATCAGATTCGCGTGGCGAGCATCGCCCCCGGCATCTTCGATACCCCGATGCTCGCGGGACTGCCCGAGGCCGCGCGCGAGTCGCTCGGCAAGCAGGTCCCGTTCCCATCGCGCCTGGGCAAGCCGGCGGAGTACGCTGCGCTCGCGCGGCACATCGTCGAGAACCAGATGATCAACGGCGAGGTGATACGCCTCGACGGCGCGATCAGGATGGCGCCGCGCTGA
- a CDS encoding alkaline phosphatase family protein — translation MVSLVRRSVAGAFTPPLVTALALLALAGCSAGAGAPGSGIGALPLARAAAGNPVHKYIKHVIVVIQENRSFENFFAGYPGANAPLKGSANGKTVALQPITFDGPDIVHDWHSAITGWDNGKMDGFYQFGQNKKGRYLAYAYVKRSLVRPYWDMANQYVLADAMYPTEFGGSFTAHLTLIAGTDDVTPRKAEVDIPSAFPDDCDSPPGTLSSILTPNRVEHAWKGPFPCFDQFKTMAQLLDNAGVSWKYYATMLLGAGMWEPYEAIKYVRDGPDWNRNIIVPQTTILTDPSDGNLASVSWVSPSVEDSDHPASKSDAGPSWVASIVNAVGESSYWDSSAIVVLWDDWGGWYDNAPPPQLDYRGLGIRVPCLIISPYARKGPSGAGYVSHTQYEYGSILKFIEEAFDLPYLGATRDGYSDERSTSIDDAFDFTQKPRPFTPFGTKYSRSRFLHEPPSNKPVDTE, via the coding sequence ATGGTTTCGCTCGTACGACGCTCGGTTGCCGGGGCCTTCACGCCGCCGCTCGTAACGGCGCTTGCTTTGCTGGCGCTCGCGGGCTGCAGCGCCGGCGCCGGCGCGCCCGGAAGCGGCATCGGCGCCTTGCCGCTTGCGAGGGCGGCCGCGGGCAACCCCGTGCACAAATACATCAAGCACGTCATCGTCGTCATTCAAGAGAATCGAAGCTTCGAAAACTTCTTCGCCGGCTATCCCGGAGCGAATGCGCCGTTGAAAGGCTCGGCGAATGGAAAGACCGTGGCGTTGCAGCCGATCACGTTCGATGGGCCCGACATCGTCCACGATTGGCATTCTGCGATCACGGGCTGGGACAACGGGAAGATGGACGGCTTCTACCAGTTCGGGCAGAACAAGAAAGGCCGCTACTTAGCGTACGCCTACGTGAAGCGTTCGCTCGTACGGCCGTACTGGGACATGGCAAACCAATACGTGCTCGCGGATGCGATGTATCCGACCGAGTTCGGCGGGAGCTTCACCGCGCACCTGACGCTGATCGCCGGCACCGACGACGTCACGCCGAGGAAGGCCGAGGTGGATATTCCCAGCGCCTTCCCCGACGACTGCGACTCCCCGCCGGGCACGCTCAGTTCGATCTTAACGCCGAATCGAGTCGAGCACGCGTGGAAAGGGCCGTTCCCGTGTTTCGATCAGTTCAAAACGATGGCGCAGCTCCTCGACAACGCCGGGGTCTCGTGGAAGTATTACGCGACGATGCTTCTCGGCGCGGGAATGTGGGAGCCGTACGAAGCGATCAAGTACGTGCGCGACGGTCCGGACTGGAACAGAAACATCATCGTTCCCCAGACGACGATTCTCACCGACCCCTCGGACGGAAACCTCGCCTCGGTCAGCTGGGTCTCGCCGAGCGTCGAAGACTCAGATCATCCCGCTTCGAAGAGCGATGCCGGGCCGTCGTGGGTCGCATCGATCGTCAACGCGGTTGGCGAGAGCTCGTATTGGGACTCGTCGGCGATCGTCGTCCTTTGGGACGATTGGGGCGGATGGTACGACAACGCGCCGCCGCCACAGCTCGATTACCGCGGCTTGGGCATCCGCGTGCCCTGCTTGATCATCTCCCCGTACGCGCGCAAGGGCCCGTCGGGTGCGGGATACGTCTCGCACACGCAGTACGAATACGGCAGCATCCTGAAGTTCATCGAAGAGGCCTTCGATCTACCCTATCTCGGGGCGACGCGCGACGGTTACAGCGACGAGCGTTCGACGAGCATCGACGATGCCTTCGACTTCACGCAGAAGCCGCGCCCGTTCACGCCGTTCGGCACGAAGTATTCGCGCTCGCGCTTCCTGCACGAGCCGCCGTCGAACAAGCCCGTCGATACCGAGTAG
- a CDS encoding S9 family peptidase, which translates to MQGLLLAALVLAPLRVEDMARIVDLEEPAISADATRVALIAIAQDAARAAYVNRLIVVDARSGRSRIVVDGRDVAVPRWSPRGADLAYIARPPGGEVAQLFVRSAGGHTAQLTHASGDVIDAVWSPDGREIAYVAAETAPASTFFYAGDNDYTATALTPPDHLWVVPATGGRARRLTSGSWTIAPTDPGGIFSPQISWTHDGRAIAFTRVENTFSGDDERSTLWEIDVASGATRKLTAHPEFELTPSFSPDGSRLTYQYPLGGDYNAEMTLRVVSAGSDRAFAPDFDRNVAGTVWYPDGRLLVCASDETQNVVWTADAGGAMTRLPLGDLHAVCDPYSSSTFDSGIAASIARDGAIAFLASNASSGRELYYLAPGAAAPRRLTHFSDFLSRVALGKMAQLDWTGPDGFHEDGVVTWPPFFDANGSKKYPVVVMIHGGPGLSSTRDFAYEYWPQAQIVASHGYVVLQPNYRGSDNLGNAYMTAIVRDTVAGPAADILAGLSALERLPGVDATRVAVEGWSYGGELTSWLIGHDHRWRAAISGAAVNSEFEEYNLSTSNVQDRFPLGTSPYTGDGWRVYQENSPITYYAQITTPTLIWGTTGDPVVPITQSYALYHALTDNGIPVVFAVFPASTHGPADPRQTAALTRLWLDWLDQHLR; encoded by the coding sequence ATGCAGGGCCTCTTGCTCGCTGCGCTCGTCCTCGCGCCCCTCAGGGTCGAAGATATGGCGCGGATCGTCGACCTCGAGGAGCCGGCGATCTCTGCCGATGCGACGCGCGTCGCGCTGATCGCGATCGCGCAGGACGCCGCACGCGCCGCCTATGTCAACCGCCTGATCGTCGTCGACGCAAGGAGCGGACGCAGCCGCATCGTCGTTGACGGCCGGGACGTCGCGGTCCCGCGCTGGTCGCCGCGTGGCGCCGACCTCGCCTACATCGCCCGGCCACCGGGCGGCGAGGTCGCGCAGCTCTTCGTGCGCTCGGCCGGCGGCCATACCGCGCAGCTCACGCACGCGAGCGGCGACGTGATCGACGCGGTTTGGAGTCCCGACGGCCGCGAAATCGCGTACGTCGCCGCGGAGACGGCGCCGGCGTCGACGTTCTTTTACGCCGGCGACAACGACTACACGGCGACCGCGCTGACGCCGCCCGATCATCTCTGGGTCGTGCCGGCGACGGGCGGGCGCGCCCGGCGGCTCACGAGCGGCTCGTGGACGATCGCGCCAACCGATCCGGGCGGCATCTTCTCGCCGCAGATCTCGTGGACGCACGACGGCCGCGCAATCGCGTTCACGCGCGTCGAGAACACCTTCAGCGGCGACGACGAGCGGTCGACGCTCTGGGAGATCGACGTCGCGAGCGGGGCGACGCGCAAACTGACGGCTCACCCGGAGTTCGAGCTGACGCCGTCGTTCTCGCCCGACGGGTCGCGCTTGACGTATCAATATCCGCTCGGCGGCGATTACAACGCCGAGATGACGCTACGCGTCGTGTCCGCCGGCTCAGACCGTGCGTTTGCCCCCGATTTCGATCGCAACGTCGCCGGGACGGTCTGGTATCCCGACGGACGGCTCTTGGTCTGCGCGAGCGACGAGACGCAGAACGTCGTCTGGACCGCGGACGCCGGCGGCGCGATGACGCGTTTGCCGCTTGGCGATCTCCACGCCGTCTGCGATCCCTACTCGAGCAGCACGTTCGATTCCGGGATCGCGGCGTCGATCGCGCGCGACGGCGCGATCGCGTTCCTCGCGTCGAACGCGAGCAGCGGCCGCGAGCTTTACTATCTCGCTCCCGGCGCTGCCGCCCCGCGGCGGCTGACCCATTTCAGCGACTTTCTCTCGCGCGTCGCGCTCGGCAAGATGGCGCAACTCGACTGGACCGGACCCGACGGCTTCCACGAGGACGGGGTCGTGACGTGGCCGCCCTTCTTCGATGCAAACGGGTCGAAGAAATACCCCGTCGTGGTGATGATTCACGGCGGCCCGGGGCTCTCGAGCACGCGTGACTTCGCGTACGAATACTGGCCGCAGGCGCAGATCGTCGCCTCGCACGGCTACGTCGTGCTGCAGCCAAACTATCGCGGAAGCGACAACCTCGGCAACGCGTACATGACTGCAATCGTCCGCGACACCGTTGCCGGGCCGGCCGCCGACATCCTCGCGGGCTTGTCGGCGCTCGAGCGCCTCCCCGGCGTCGACGCGACCCGCGTCGCCGTCGAGGGCTGGTCGTACGGCGGCGAACTGACGTCGTGGCTGATCGGACACGATCACCGCTGGCGTGCCGCGATATCGGGCGCCGCGGTGAACAGCGAGTTCGAAGAGTACAACCTCTCGACGTCCAACGTGCAGGACCGGTTCCCGCTCGGAACGTCCCCCTACACCGGCGACGGCTGGCGCGTCTACCAAGAGAACTCGCCGATCACGTACTACGCGCAGATTACGACCCCGACGCTGATCTGGGGGACGACGGGAGACCCGGTCGTTCCGATCACGCAATCCTACGCGCTCTACCACGCGCTGACCGACAACGGCATCCCGGTGGTCTTCGCCGTTTTCCCAGCCTCGACGCACGGACCGGCCGACCCGCGGCAGACCGCCGCGCTGACCCGGCTCTGGCTCGACTGGCTCGACCAGCACCTGCGGTAA
- the msrA gene encoding peptide-methionine (S)-S-oxide reductase MsrA — translation MRPTLCALLLLALAVAPAASARAATPVTTERVVLAGGCFWGMQLVFENVRGVQSAVAGYAGGNAGTAQYETVSTGATGHAESVEVVYDPAKISFKQLLDVYFLVAHDPTELNRQGPDEGTQYRSEIFYTTASQRSEALGYIVNLDRKKVYPSKVVTIVAPLRGFYKAEAYHQDYAVHNPQSPYIAVNDLPKLQRLREKYPELVKPNAPTFQ, via the coding sequence ATGAGACCGACACTCTGCGCCCTGCTCCTGCTCGCCCTCGCCGTCGCGCCCGCAGCCTCGGCACGCGCCGCCACCCCCGTGACGACCGAGCGAGTCGTGCTTGCAGGCGGCTGCTTCTGGGGAATGCAGCTCGTCTTCGAAAACGTGCGCGGCGTGCAATCCGCGGTCGCCGGATACGCCGGCGGCAACGCCGGTACCGCGCAGTACGAGACGGTCAGCACCGGTGCGACCGGGCACGCGGAGTCGGTCGAAGTCGTTTACGATCCCGCGAAGATCTCGTTCAAGCAGCTGCTCGACGTCTATTTCCTCGTCGCGCACGATCCGACCGAACTCAATCGCCAAGGTCCCGATGAGGGAACGCAATACCGCTCTGAGATCTTCTACACGACCGCGTCGCAGCGCAGCGAGGCGCTCGGCTACATCGTTAATCTCGATCGCAAGAAGGTCTATCCGTCGAAGGTCGTCACGATCGTCGCACCGCTACGCGGATTCTATAAGGCGGAGGCGTACCATCAGGATTACGCGGTGCATAACCCGCAGAGCCCGTACATTGCCGTCAACGATCTGCCGAAGCTGCAGCGGCTGCGCGAGAAGTATCCGGAGCTAGTCAAACCCAACGCCCCGACGTTTCAGTAG
- a CDS encoding NAD(P)-dependent oxidoreductase codes for MNVAFYGAGMLGSAMVRAMLARGLEVRVWNRSPQRAQELEAYGARFLADAAEAARGAERIHLCLNDDASVDSVIDAALAGIDAASPIVDHTTVLPQRVAERAARLTEAGYSFLHAPVFMGPPMALESTGVMMTSGDRALFERVRPGLEQMCSDLRYLGERPDAAAIYKLMGNAMILAVVGGINDMLRIGEMQGLSREQAYELFEFYDPSGQVRGRGKRMVAADYEPAWRLTMAHKDAVQMQGAAHHERLPVIDAMEALMRNVADRGLGDLDLAAVAAR; via the coding sequence GTGAACGTTGCATTCTACGGAGCGGGCATGCTCGGCTCGGCGATGGTCCGCGCGATGCTCGCGCGCGGTCTCGAGGTCCGCGTCTGGAACCGCTCGCCGCAGCGCGCGCAGGAGCTCGAAGCATACGGCGCGCGTTTCCTTGCCGACGCGGCCGAGGCCGCGCGCGGTGCGGAGCGGATCCATCTCTGCCTCAACGACGACGCGAGCGTCGATTCGGTGATCGATGCGGCACTCGCCGGCATAGACGCCGCGAGCCCGATCGTGGATCACACGACGGTCTTGCCGCAACGCGTGGCCGAGCGCGCCGCGCGCCTGACCGAAGCCGGCTACTCATTTCTCCACGCCCCGGTCTTCATGGGTCCGCCGATGGCGCTCGAGTCCACCGGCGTCATGATGACCTCCGGCGACCGCGCGCTCTTCGAGCGCGTGCGCCCCGGGCTCGAGCAGATGTGCAGCGACCTGCGCTATCTCGGCGAGCGCCCCGACGCCGCCGCGATCTATAAGCTCATGGGCAACGCGATGATCCTCGCCGTCGTCGGCGGCATCAACGACATGCTGCGGATCGGCGAGATGCAAGGCCTCTCGCGCGAGCAGGCGTACGAGCTCTTCGAATTCTACGATCCAAGCGGACAGGTGCGAGGCCGCGGAAAACGGATGGTTGCGGCCGACTACGAACCCGCCTGGCGCCTCACGATGGCGCACAAGGACGCCGTGCAGATGCAAGGCGCCGCGCACCACGAACGCCTTCCGGTGATCGACGCGATGGAGGCGCTGATGCGCAACGTTGCCGACCGAGGACTGGGAGATCTCGATCTCGCTGCGGTCGCCGCGCGTTAA